The Flavobacterium praedii genome window below encodes:
- a CDS encoding DUF445 domain-containing protein encodes MNASIEEEDSKKEQDLAKMKRNAGILLGFAVVLFVFANVYKINWLKAFSEAAMVGGIADWFAVVALFRHPLGIPIPHTALIPSNKDKIGKNLGNFVSDEFLIKEKLELKIDQFNVATKASNWLIDEKNANTVAILIAENVIPGLLKTIDDEEVQHFIQTQFSGKLSKVNFAEWIALGLESLAKSDKQEELVTNVLKTLIVELQNNKHVIEEKVKSSTPFLSFGLADKKITEGIFNGLYNFLDQASHQDSIIRKKVNNYVVDFIIELKESPEMQQKVNDLVLGFANKKEVQDYISGIWLEIKMAITNDLKQNEESTIKNSIANMIQSFGKGIQADQLMMDKINNFVKNDVLSVLINNKKTIGDLISSTVKSWDTDEVSKKLELEIGGDLQYIRINGTLVGGLVGLLIYAVELVLHNFVL; translated from the coding sequence ATGAATGCATCCATAGAAGAAGAAGACAGTAAAAAAGAACAGGATTTGGCTAAAATGAAGAGAAATGCAGGTATTCTTTTGGGATTTGCTGTTGTTCTTTTTGTGTTTGCCAATGTTTATAAGATAAATTGGTTAAAAGCGTTTAGCGAAGCCGCAATGGTGGGTGGAATTGCCGATTGGTTTGCTGTCGTAGCTTTGTTCAGGCATCCGCTTGGAATTCCGATACCGCATACCGCTTTGATTCCGAGTAATAAAGATAAAATAGGGAAGAATCTGGGAAATTTTGTTTCAGATGAGTTTTTGATAAAAGAAAAATTGGAACTGAAAATCGATCAGTTTAATGTAGCTACAAAAGCTTCCAATTGGTTAATTGATGAAAAAAATGCCAACACTGTAGCCATTTTAATTGCAGAAAACGTGATTCCGGGCCTTTTAAAAACGATAGATGATGAAGAAGTTCAGCATTTTATACAGACGCAGTTTAGTGGTAAATTAAGTAAAGTAAATTTCGCAGAATGGATTGCTCTTGGTTTAGAATCATTAGCCAAAAGCGATAAACAAGAAGAATTGGTGACCAATGTTTTGAAAACACTAATTGTTGAATTGCAAAACAATAAACATGTGATTGAAGAAAAAGTAAAAAGTTCTACCCCATTTCTTTCTTTTGGCTTAGCCGATAAAAAGATAACAGAAGGAATTTTTAATGGACTCTATAATTTTCTGGATCAGGCTAGTCATCAAGACAGTATTATTCGAAAAAAAGTAAACAACTATGTGGTGGATTTCATAATCGAGTTGAAAGAATCACCCGAAATGCAACAAAAGGTTAATGATTTGGTTCTTGGCTTTGCTAATAAAAAGGAAGTGCAGGATTATATTAGCGGAATTTGGTTGGAAATTAAAATGGCAATTACTAATGATTTAAAACAAAACGAGGAATCAACAATCAAAAATAGTATTGCCAATATGATTCAGAGTTTTGGAAAAGGAATACAAGCCGATCAATTGATGATGGACAAGATTAATAATTTTGTCAAGAATGACGTGCTTTCTGTGCTCATTAATAACAAAAAAACGATTGGCGACTTGATTTCATCTACTGTTAAAAGTTGGGATACCGATGAGGTTTCCAAAAAATTAGAGCTAGAAATTGGTGGCGATTTGCAATACATTCGAATCAACGGAACACTTGTAGGCGGTTTGGTGGGGCTTTTGATTTATGCTGTTGAATTGGTGTTGCATAATTTTGTATTGTGA
- the map gene encoding type I methionyl aminopeptidase produces the protein MIIQKTREEIELMRESALIVSKTLGMIASEIKEGVTTLYLDQRAEEFIRDHGAVPSFLGLYGFPNSLCMSPNSQVVHGIPNNKPLESGDVISVDCGAYKNGYHGDHAYSFEIGEVAEETKKLLRITKESLYVGIRELRVGNRVEDVGNAIQKYTESHGYGVVRELVGHGVGQKMHEDPEMPNYGKKGRGKLLIEGMVVAIEPMINLGTKNIKQHKDGWTITTADGKPSAHFEHDVAIIDGKPEILSTFAYIYKELGILSNEEDEFRKVPLVI, from the coding sequence ATGATTATTCAAAAAACCCGTGAGGAAATAGAATTAATGCGCGAAAGTGCACTAATCGTATCAAAAACATTAGGAATGATTGCTTCTGAAATAAAAGAAGGAGTTACTACATTATATCTAGACCAAAGAGCCGAAGAATTTATTCGTGATCACGGCGCAGTCCCAAGTTTTCTTGGTCTTTATGGTTTTCCAAATTCATTGTGTATGAGTCCTAATTCACAAGTTGTACACGGAATCCCGAACAACAAACCGTTGGAAAGCGGCGATGTAATTTCGGTTGATTGCGGTGCTTACAAAAATGGCTACCACGGAGACCACGCCTACTCTTTTGAAATTGGAGAAGTGGCTGAAGAAACTAAAAAATTATTACGCATAACCAAAGAATCACTATACGTAGGAATCCGCGAATTGCGTGTGGGTAACCGTGTGGAGGATGTTGGTAATGCAATCCAAAAATATACTGAATCTCATGGTTATGGTGTTGTTCGAGAATTGGTGGGTCATGGTGTAGGGCAAAAAATGCATGAAGATCCCGAAATGCCAAACTACGGTAAAAAAGGCCGTGGAAAACTTTTGATTGAAGGAATGGTTGTTGCTATTGAGCCGATGATCAATTTGGGAACCAAAAACATCAAACAACACAAAGACGGTTGGACAATCACCACCGCCGACGGAAAACCATCTGCACATTTTGAACACGATGTAGCCATTATTGACGGGAAACCTGAGATTTTATCGACGTTTGCCTATATCTACAAAGAATTGGGAATCTTGAGCAATGAAGAAGATGAGTTTAGAAAAGTACCTTTGGTTATTTAA
- a CDS encoding GxxExxY protein, with product MEEFYLKEETYKIIGICMEVHKILGKGHSEIIYGDALEYEFRKNSIPFEREKKYNITYKDIILPHHYFSDFVIFEEIILEIKAIQELSSSEIKQTLNYLAASKNKIGLLINFGEDSLKYKRIIL from the coding sequence ATGGAAGAATTTTATCTAAAGGAAGAAACATATAAAATAATTGGAATCTGCATGGAAGTCCATAAAATTCTAGGCAAAGGTCATAGTGAAATAATTTATGGCGATGCACTAGAATATGAGTTTAGGAAAAATAGCATTCCTTTCGAAAGAGAAAAAAAATATAATATTACATACAAAGACATAATTCTGCCTCATCATTATTTTTCAGATTTTGTGATTTTTGAAGAAATAATTTTAGAAATAAAAGCAATTCAAGAACTCTCAAGTAGTGAAATAAAACAAACGCTTAATTACCTTGCAGCATCAAAAAACAAAATTGGTTTACTAATAAATTTTGGAGAAGATAGCTTGAAATACAAACGAATCATACTATAA
- a CDS encoding class I SAM-dependent methyltransferase, with product MKSVFKLILNTIPRPILIRLSYVARPFIAFSLKGDKYTDPIDGKSFKSFLPYGYETQRNNVLSPSTLSLERHRLLWLYLNEQTDFFTAPKKVLHFAPEQAFYKLFRKQKNLDYTTTDLFSPLADVKADICNLPFEDNQYDVILCNHVLEHIPDDTKAMQELYRVLKPGGMAILQIPQDLNRDVTFADDTITDQKERAKIFGQYDHVRIYGRDYFDKLRSIGFTVVEEDYTNKIAPELVEKYCLAKGEIIPVCFK from the coding sequence GTGAAATCTGTGTTTAAACTTATACTCAATACAATCCCACGTCCCATTCTTATTCGACTAAGTTATGTTGCACGTCCTTTTATCGCTTTTTCATTAAAAGGAGATAAATATACAGACCCAATTGACGGGAAAAGTTTCAAATCGTTCTTGCCTTACGGCTACGAAACACAACGCAACAATGTGCTTTCACCAAGTACACTTTCGTTGGAGAGACATCGCTTGCTTTGGTTGTACTTAAACGAACAAACTGATTTTTTTACGGCTCCAAAGAAAGTATTGCATTTTGCGCCAGAACAGGCTTTTTATAAATTGTTCCGCAAACAAAAAAATTTGGATTACACTACAACTGACTTATTTTCGCCTTTGGCAGATGTAAAAGCAGATATCTGTAATTTGCCTTTTGAAGACAATCAATACGATGTTATTCTTTGCAATCACGTATTGGAACACATTCCGGATGATACCAAAGCGATGCAGGAATTGTACCGTGTTTTAAAACCTGGCGGAATGGCTATTTTGCAAATTCCACAAGATTTGAATAGAGACGTAACCTTTGCAGACGACACAATTACAGATCAAAAAGAACGTGCAAAAATCTTTGGGCAATACGACCACGTGCGTATTTATGGCCGAGATTATTTTGATAAACTAAGAAGCATCGGTTTTACAGTTGTCGAAGAAGATTACACCAATAAAATAGCTCCCGAATTGGTAGAAAAATATTGTTTAGCAAAAGGAGAAATCATTCCAGTTTGTTTTAAATAA
- a CDS encoding DEAD/DEAH box helicase gives METENSFQFCFDISFEKRLNSHIPTTYIIGHTEAITYLDKKASPEVLQSFGVIVENLDTNTKKVLSLCEALKPEVIFKKFGKNSKSAKNIEDLFKDSKLEFGIRQFIKTNLDQFYTLVCQNDFPLSMNLGKEKDFRISRIDTTNPKLETSLQFDKHENGISYTLLLKDEATTFYPSNTEITLLLDEPGWLVAYHKLHLLKNINTKKIIPFLTKKTVEIPSKLVPEYFEKFIKDVAKKADIKATGFAVEVKDKIKSCSLELAHDFFKNTYSLNLIFDYNGFSFDNSKTKKIHSEIDTRNLDEIKLIQYKRTTEEATFENKLTELGLYKTENGMFGLSPKEEKQDTYATIQWVIENQENLKSLGFATENLKIDNKKIETHKVTIQFSNDIKSDWFDIKMIVVCEAFEFSFTEIVPNIKNRNRLFLLPNGNYFLIPIEWMTLYGPMAKLAKVQNGNIILLKSNFAVLDGISELKNSIHLKGEVEYQPSSLVKATLRPYQIEGVKWLLEHYNNGLGACLADDMGLGKTLQTLTTLVAVQEQLEFKKAEDVQLDLFGNEIPVPKEYLKALIVLPSSLVFNWYNEARKFTPHFRRVQYIGNDRKLLSKKLEKYDLIFTSYAVVSRDISILQKYNFRYLILDESQYIKNKNSKIFKSISQIKASHKISLSGTPIENSLDDLWSQMQFINPNILGSYAFFAENYKLPIEKKQDENSLLELKNLISPFILRRTKEQVLKDLPELSEQIFYCDMEPEQEKLYEEEKSKARNSLLKTDGSGVDKINIINTLMRLRQLSNHPKMIDSKSEMDSGKYIAATRYLETLVQSNQKTIVFSSFVSNLNFYKTWCKENKIDFCELTGETPLKEREFQVNRFQEQEKPLLFFISLKAGGVGLNITKASYVVFLDPWWNPFSEKQGIGRAHRIGQMNKVNVIRFITKNTVEEKIIRLQESKKLLADSLLDENYMSAEIEENLDFILE, from the coding sequence TTGGAAACCGAAAATTCATTTCAGTTCTGCTTTGATATTAGTTTTGAGAAAAGGCTAAACAGCCATATTCCAACTACTTATATTATAGGACATACAGAAGCTATAACTTATTTAGACAAGAAAGCGAGTCCCGAGGTACTCCAAAGTTTTGGTGTGATTGTTGAAAATTTAGATACAAACACAAAAAAAGTTTTATCCCTTTGCGAAGCACTCAAACCCGAAGTTATTTTTAAGAAATTCGGCAAAAATAGCAAATCAGCCAAAAATATTGAAGATTTGTTCAAAGACAGCAAACTGGAATTTGGAATTCGGCAATTCATAAAAACAAATTTAGACCAGTTCTATACTTTAGTTTGTCAAAATGATTTTCCGCTCTCAATGAATTTGGGAAAAGAAAAAGATTTTCGCATTAGCAGAATCGACACTACAAATCCAAAATTGGAAACCAGTCTTCAATTTGACAAACACGAAAACGGAATTTCGTATACGTTACTTTTAAAAGACGAAGCCACGACATTCTACCCATCAAACACGGAAATCACACTACTTTTGGACGAACCCGGTTGGTTGGTTGCCTACCATAAATTGCATCTTTTAAAAAACATTAACACCAAAAAAATCATTCCTTTTTTAACAAAAAAAACCGTCGAGATTCCGTCAAAATTGGTTCCTGAATACTTTGAAAAATTTATTAAGGATGTCGCAAAAAAAGCAGATATAAAAGCCACTGGATTTGCAGTCGAAGTCAAGGACAAAATCAAATCTTGTTCGCTCGAGTTGGCGCACGATTTTTTTAAAAACACTTATTCTCTGAACCTTATATTCGACTATAACGGTTTTAGTTTTGACAATAGCAAAACCAAGAAAATCCACTCCGAAATTGACACCCGCAATCTGGATGAAATCAAATTGATTCAATATAAAAGAACAACCGAAGAAGCTACATTTGAAAACAAATTGACAGAACTGGGTTTATACAAAACAGAGAATGGTATGTTTGGGCTTTCGCCAAAAGAAGAAAAACAGGATACATACGCAACTATTCAATGGGTTATAGAAAATCAGGAAAACCTAAAATCTTTAGGATTCGCGACGGAAAATCTAAAAATAGATAATAAGAAAATAGAAACCCACAAAGTCACTATTCAATTTTCGAATGACATAAAAAGCGATTGGTTTGACATCAAAATGATTGTGGTTTGCGAGGCATTTGAATTTAGCTTCACCGAAATTGTTCCGAATATAAAAAACCGAAACCGACTTTTTCTTTTACCTAACGGCAACTATTTTTTGATTCCAATCGAATGGATGACACTTTACGGACCAATGGCAAAATTGGCAAAAGTCCAAAACGGAAATATTATTTTACTTAAAAGCAATTTTGCTGTTTTGGATGGTATTTCAGAACTTAAAAATTCAATACATTTAAAAGGAGAGGTCGAATATCAACCTTCCTCATTAGTAAAAGCAACATTGAGACCCTACCAAATTGAAGGAGTCAAATGGCTCTTGGAACACTACAACAATGGCTTAGGCGCTTGTTTGGCTGATGATATGGGATTGGGAAAAACATTGCAAACATTAACTACATTGGTTGCTGTCCAAGAGCAATTGGAATTTAAAAAAGCAGAAGACGTTCAACTCGATTTGTTTGGAAACGAAATTCCTGTACCAAAAGAATATTTAAAAGCATTAATTGTACTGCCTTCGTCCTTAGTTTTCAATTGGTACAACGAAGCTCGAAAATTCACACCGCATTTTCGAAGAGTACAATACATTGGCAACGACCGAAAACTGCTTTCTAAAAAACTGGAAAAATACGACTTGATTTTTACGAGTTACGCGGTCGTTTCCAGAGATATTTCGATTTTGCAAAAATACAATTTCAGGTATTTGATTTTGGACGAAAGCCAATACATCAAAAACAAGAATTCTAAAATTTTCAAGTCGATTAGTCAAATAAAAGCCAGTCATAAAATATCGTTGAGCGGAACTCCAATAGAAAATTCACTTGATGATTTATGGTCGCAAATGCAATTTATCAATCCAAATATCTTGGGGAGTTATGCATTTTTTGCCGAAAATTATAAATTGCCAATCGAGAAAAAACAAGACGAAAACAGTTTATTGGAATTAAAAAATCTCATAAGTCCTTTTATATTAAGACGCACCAAAGAACAAGTTTTAAAAGACTTACCGGAATTGTCCGAACAGATTTTCTATTGTGACATGGAGCCCGAACAGGAGAAATTGTATGAAGAGGAAAAATCGAAAGCACGAAACTCGTTATTAAAAACGGATGGTTCTGGAGTAGATAAAATCAACATCATCAATACCTTGATGCGTTTGAGACAGTTGAGTAATCACCCAAAAATGATTGATTCCAAATCCGAAATGGATTCGGGAAAATACATTGCGGCAACTCGTTATCTCGAGACTTTGGTCCAATCCAACCAAAAAACGATTGTTTTCAGTTCGTTTGTGTCCAATTTAAATTTTTATAAAACGTGGTGCAAAGAAAACAAAATTGATTTTTGCGAACTCACTGGAGAAACTCCTTTAAAAGAACGAGAGTTTCAGGTCAATCGCTTTCAAGAACAAGAAAAACCATTGTTATTTTTCATCTCTTTGAAAGCAGGTGGCGTTGGACTCAACATTACCAAAGCTTCTTATGTTGTTTTTTTGGATCCTTGGTGGAATCCTTTTTCGGAAAAACAAGGAATTGGTCGTGCGCATCGAATTGGCCAGATGAATAAGGTAAATGTGATTCGGTTTATTACCAAAAATACCGTTGAAGAAAAAATCATTCGTTTGCAGGAAAGCAAAAAACTATTAGCTGATTCACTTTTGGATGAAAATTACATGAGTGCAGAAATTGAGGAGAATTTAGATTTTATTTTAGAGTAA
- a CDS encoding DUF5103 domain-containing protein has product MKIIAVLLFSLFYINSSAQVETEIAPPFNIKTASFVQNSQNVVPIFKLGDSFQFQFDDLFGNEADYYYEITHCDYNWVPTDIPKSEYLSGFDSQKIQEYINSFNTLQIFTHYNLTLPNNFSKIVLSGNYVLTILNSDKEVILKRYFILYEDLVSVPVKIKRPRTVKNIYSKHNLEFEIKPGDQLFFQNPMQNLKVLLLQNGKFNTAIKNIVPQYTLSSNFVYKYDQETQFWAGNEFLNFDSKDIKNANNYVSFINSENDIYNTHLFTNNDKSSFPYTNFSDLNGNFSVRKYDAENQQIESDYSWVYFSLSAPLANPKSSIYVVGMFNNYSMSPEYKMDFNTEKGLYEKAILIKQGFTNFQYLTANNKGYIDQENAIDGNFYQTENDYTVLVYYKGSTDRYERVIGKGTANSINITN; this is encoded by the coding sequence ATGAAAATAATTGCTGTTTTACTGTTTTCTTTATTTTACATCAATTCTTCAGCACAAGTAGAGACTGAAATAGCACCTCCATTCAATATCAAAACAGCTTCTTTTGTCCAAAACAGTCAAAACGTGGTTCCCATATTTAAACTTGGAGACTCTTTTCAATTTCAATTTGATGATTTGTTTGGCAATGAAGCCGACTATTATTACGAAATCACCCATTGCGATTACAATTGGGTTCCAACAGACATTCCAAAAAGCGAATATTTATCAGGTTTCGATAGCCAAAAAATTCAAGAATACATTAATTCTTTCAACACTTTACAAATTTTCACTCATTATAATTTAACCTTACCCAACAACTTTAGCAAGATAGTATTAAGTGGCAATTATGTCTTGACTATATTAAACTCAGACAAAGAAGTAATTTTAAAAAGATATTTTATTTTGTATGAGGATTTGGTATCTGTTCCTGTAAAAATAAAACGCCCTCGAACAGTCAAGAACATTTATTCAAAACACAACTTAGAATTTGAAATCAAACCTGGAGATCAACTATTTTTTCAAAATCCGATGCAAAACCTAAAAGTTCTTTTGCTACAAAACGGGAAATTCAACACTGCGATAAAAAACATTGTGCCACAATATACCTTGAGCAGTAACTTCGTTTACAAATATGATCAAGAAACACAATTTTGGGCGGGTAATGAATTTTTAAATTTTGATTCGAAAGACATTAAAAATGCAAACAACTATGTGAGTTTCATCAACTCAGAGAATGATATTTACAACACCCATTTGTTTACCAATAATGACAAATCGAGTTTTCCATATACAAATTTTTCAGATCTTAACGGAAATTTCTCCGTTAGAAAATATGACGCAGAAAACCAACAAATAGAATCTGATTATTCATGGGTCTATTTTAGTTTATCGGCACCATTGGCAAACCCGAAATCTTCCATTTATGTGGTTGGTATGTTTAACAATTACAGTATGTCACCAGAATATAAAATGGACTTCAATACTGAAAAAGGACTTTACGAAAAAGCCATTTTAATCAAACAAGGATTCACTAACTTTCAATATCTGACCGCAAACAACAAAGGATATATTGATCAGGAAAATGCTATAGATGGGAATTTTTACCAAACCGAAAACGATTATACTGTTCTAGTATATTACAAAGGAAGCACAGATCGCTATGAAAGAGTGATAGGAAAAGGAACTGCTAATTCAATTAATATTACGAATTAG
- the apaG gene encoding Co2+/Mg2+ efflux protein ApaG, which produces MVSQITRGIKISVLTSFEGTYFKNYKIHFAFSYEITIENHSKDSVQLTSRHWEIYDSLNDLEFVDGEGVIGKKPVLKPGEQHTYSSGCLLSSPYGAMKGYFNMINFTSTKSFRVIVPTFRMCAPFALN; this is translated from the coding sequence ATGGTTTCACAAATAACAAGAGGCATAAAAATTTCAGTTTTGACTAGTTTTGAAGGTACCTACTTCAAAAACTACAAAATTCACTTTGCCTTTAGTTATGAGATTACAATTGAAAACCATAGTAAAGATTCCGTACAATTAACATCACGTCATTGGGAAATTTACGATTCTTTAAACGATTTAGAATTTGTAGACGGAGAAGGTGTTATTGGGAAAAAACCAGTTTTAAAACCTGGAGAACAACACACTTACAGTTCAGGTTGTTTATTATCATCTCCTTATGGAGCTATGAAAGGCTATTTCAATATGATTAATTTTACTTCTACAAAATCATTCAGAGTTATTGTACCAACTTTTAGAATGTGTGCCCCTTTTGCTCTAAATTAA
- the pruA gene encoding L-glutamate gamma-semialdehyde dehydrogenase, with product MLKGFFNVPNAVNEPVKSYAPNSPEKASVLAAYKAMWNTKIDVPLYIGSEEIRTGNTKNMTAPHDHQHIVGTYHLAEKSHVESAIANALESRTAWANMAWEQRAAIFLKAAELIAGPYRAKINAATMIAQSKNIFQAEIDASCELIDFLRFNVEFMSQIYADQPKSTSDMWNRLEYRPLEGFVYAITPFNFTAIAANLPASAAMMGNVVIWKPSDSQVFSAKIIIDVFKEAGVPDGVINVVFGDALMITDTVLASPDFAGIHFTGSTHVFKDIWAKIGTNIHHYKTYPRIVGETGGKDFIIAHPSANVKQVATGIVRGAFEFQGQKCSAASRAYVPQSLWPALKEQLIIDTKSMKMGSPEDFGNFITAVIHEGSFDKLASFIDQAKKDADAEIIVGGNYDKSVGYFIEPTIIVTSNPNYSTMATELFGPVMTIYVYEDAKWSETLKLVDSTSEYALTGAVFSQDRYAIEEATTALQNAAGNFYINDKPTGAIVGMQPFGGARASGTNDKAGSALNLLRWASPRTIKETFVTPTDYRYPFLGE from the coding sequence ATGTTAAAAGGATTTTTCAATGTACCCAATGCGGTAAATGAGCCAGTAAAAAGTTACGCTCCCAATTCTCCAGAAAAAGCTTCAGTTCTAGCAGCTTACAAAGCCATGTGGAATACTAAAATCGATGTTCCATTGTATATTGGAAGCGAAGAAATTAGAACTGGGAATACCAAAAACATGACTGCTCCACACGATCATCAGCATATTGTGGGAACCTATCATTTAGCCGAAAAATCTCATGTTGAAAGCGCCATTGCCAACGCATTAGAATCAAGAACAGCATGGGCCAATATGGCTTGGGAACAAAGAGCCGCTATTTTCTTGAAAGCAGCTGAATTAATTGCAGGTCCATACAGAGCCAAAATAAATGCAGCAACAATGATTGCGCAATCCAAAAATATATTTCAAGCAGAAATCGATGCTTCTTGCGAATTAATTGATTTTTTACGTTTCAACGTTGAATTCATGTCACAAATCTATGCGGATCAGCCAAAATCAACTTCAGATATGTGGAATCGTTTAGAATACAGACCACTTGAAGGTTTTGTCTATGCAATTACACCATTCAACTTTACCGCTATAGCTGCCAATTTACCTGCAAGTGCAGCAATGATGGGGAATGTTGTAATTTGGAAACCAAGTGACAGCCAAGTATTCTCAGCAAAAATCATTATAGATGTTTTCAAAGAAGCAGGAGTTCCTGATGGTGTTATCAACGTTGTTTTTGGAGATGCTTTGATGATTACAGATACTGTTTTGGCTAGCCCTGATTTTGCTGGAATTCACTTTACAGGATCTACTCATGTATTTAAAGATATTTGGGCAAAAATTGGAACCAACATTCACCATTACAAAACTTATCCAAGAATTGTGGGAGAAACAGGTGGTAAAGATTTCATCATCGCTCATCCAAGTGCTAATGTTAAACAAGTGGCTACTGGAATTGTTCGTGGAGCCTTTGAATTTCAAGGACAAAAATGTTCAGCTGCTTCAAGAGCTTATGTACCGCAAAGCTTATGGCCAGCATTAAAAGAGCAATTAATCATTGATACTAAATCAATGAAAATGGGTTCTCCAGAAGATTTTGGAAACTTTATAACGGCTGTAATTCACGAAGGATCATTTGATAAATTGGCTAGTTTTATTGACCAAGCCAAAAAAGATGCTGATGCTGAAATTATCGTTGGTGGTAATTATGATAAATCGGTTGGATATTTTATTGAACCAACCATTATTGTAACATCAAATCCAAATTACAGCACGATGGCAACTGAATTGTTTGGACCTGTTATGACAATTTATGTATATGAGGACGCTAAATGGTCTGAAACATTGAAATTGGTAGATTCTACTTCTGAGTATGCTTTAACTGGAGCTGTTTTCAGTCAAGACCGTTATGCAATCGAAGAAGCAACTACAGCTTTACAAAACGCAGCAGGTAATTTTTACATCAATGACAAACCAACTGGAGCTATTGTAGGAATGCAACCTTTTGGTGGAGCAAGAGCTTCTGGAACCAATGACAAAGCAGGTTCTGCTTTGAACTTATTGCGTTGGGCTTCTCCAAGAACTATTAAAGAAACTTTTGTAACTCCAACAGATTATAGATATCCATTTTTGGGAGAATAA
- the rsmG gene encoding 16S rRNA (guanine(527)-N(7))-methyltransferase RsmG — MDEILKYFPNLSDNQKEQFQKLDFLYHDWNEKINVISRKDIDSLYTKHILHSLAIAKINKFEPGTYVLDVGTGGGFPGIPLAILFPETRFYLIDIIAKKIKVVQAVAEALELKNVKAEQLRAENVKGDFDFIVSRAVTNMPDFVSWVKTKIKKQNKHELKNGILYLKGGDLTEELKDFPKATEYNISDFFEDEFFETKKVVHLPLKFVV, encoded by the coding sequence ATGGACGAGATTCTAAAGTATTTTCCTAACCTGTCTGATAATCAGAAGGAACAGTTTCAAAAATTGGATTTTTTATACCATGATTGGAATGAAAAAATCAATGTTATTTCCCGTAAAGACATTGACTCTTTGTATACTAAACACATATTACATTCTTTGGCTATAGCCAAAATAAATAAGTTTGAACCCGGAACATATGTCTTGGATGTGGGTACTGGCGGTGGTTTTCCTGGTATTCCATTGGCTATACTTTTTCCTGAAACCCGTTTTTATCTAATTGATATCATTGCCAAAAAAATTAAGGTTGTTCAAGCCGTTGCGGAAGCATTGGAACTGAAAAATGTAAAAGCCGAACAACTTCGTGCCGAAAATGTCAAAGGCGATTTTGATTTTATCGTAAGTCGAGCAGTGACCAATATGCCCGATTTTGTTTCTTGGGTAAAAACAAAAATAAAGAAACAAAACAAACACGAATTAAAAAACGGTATTCTTTATCTAAAAGGGGGAGACTTAACGGAGGAACTGAAAGATTTTCCTAAAGCAACTGAATATAATATTTCGGATTTCTTTGAAGATGAGTTTTTTGAAACCAAGAAAGTGGTGCACTTGCCGTTGAAGTTTGTGGTGTAG